A genomic segment from Bubalus kerabau isolate K-KA32 ecotype Philippines breed swamp buffalo chromosome 14, PCC_UOA_SB_1v2, whole genome shotgun sequence encodes:
- the PKIA gene encoding cAMP-dependent protein kinase inhibitor alpha isoform X1, whose product MTQCHYKNHLSSFIEPTSLRIHLCGRFNLFNIGDPLLCGYLLAMTDVETTYADFIASGRTGRRNAIHDILVSSASGNSNELALKLAGLDINKTEGEEDAQRNPTEQSGEAQGEAAKSES is encoded by the exons ATGACTCAATGTCACTATAAAAATCATTTAAGCAGCTTCATAGAACCAACTTCTCTTAGGATACATCTGTGTGGACGCTTTAATTTGTTTAATATAGGAGAC cCCCTGCTATGTGGATATTTGTTAGCAATGACTGATGTGGAAACTACATATGCAGATTTTATTGCTTCAGGAAGAACGGGTAGAAGAAATGCAATACATGATATCCTGGTTTCCTCTGCAAGTGGCAACAGCAATGAATTAGCCTTGAAATTAGCAGGTCTTGATATCAACAAGACAG AAGGGGAAGAAGATGCACAGCGAAATCCAACAGAACAAAGTGGGGAAGCCCAGGGAGAAGCAGCAAAATCTGAAAGTTAA
- the PKIA gene encoding cAMP-dependent protein kinase inhibitor alpha isoform X2, whose product MTDVETTYADFIASGRTGRRNAIHDILVSSASGNSNELALKLAGLDINKTEGEEDAQRNPTEQSGEAQGEAAKSES is encoded by the exons ATGACTGATGTGGAAACTACATATGCAGATTTTATTGCTTCAGGAAGAACGGGTAGAAGAAATGCAATACATGATATCCTGGTTTCCTCTGCAAGTGGCAACAGCAATGAATTAGCCTTGAAATTAGCAGGTCTTGATATCAACAAGACAG AAGGGGAAGAAGATGCACAGCGAAATCCAACAGAACAAAGTGGGGAAGCCCAGGGAGAAGCAGCAAAATCTGAAAGTTAA